From Salvia splendens isolate huo1 chromosome 3, SspV2, whole genome shotgun sequence, a single genomic window includes:
- the LOC121795805 gene encoding uncharacterized protein LOC121795805: MREKDWDVLLADVSKFCSKYELDVLDMEDEFVARKKGRRRAEKMKNLHYYRVELFCSVIDLQAQELNQRFDEVNTDLVLCMSCFDPKDLFSAFDLEKLLRLARYYPSEFSEVALSELKSQLENFIFDVRIDEKFSQISRISGLAQKMVSTRKHEVFPMVYSLVKLSLILPVATASVERAFSAMKIIKTSLRNSMGDQLLNDCLVPYIEKDVFAKVTNETIMQRFQKMENRRQML; encoded by the coding sequence ATGAGGGAAAAAGATTGGGATGTATTGCTTGCTGATGTTTCTAAGTTTTGTAGCAAATATGAACTGGATGTGCTTGACATGGAAGATGAGTTTGTAGCTCGAAAAAAAGGAAGACGTAGAgctgagaaaatgaagaatctcCACTATTATCGAGTTGAGCTCTTTTGTTCTGTTATTGACTTGCAAGCTCAAGAGTTAAATCAACGTTTTGATGAAGTCAACACAGACTTAGTTTTATGCATGTCATGTTTTGATCCTAAGgatttattttctgcatttgattTGGAGAAGCTGCTTCGTCTTGCACGGTATTATCCTTCTGAATTTTCTGAAGTTGCTTTGTCCGAGCTTAAAAGTCAACTTGAGAACTTTATTTTCGATGTGCGCATAGATGAAAAGTTTTCACAAATATCAAGAATCAGTGGTCTTGCTCAAAAGATGGTTTCTACAAGGAAACATGAAGTTTTTCCAATGGTTTATTCATTAGTTAAGTTGTCATTGATCTTACCAGTTGCCACTGCATCAGTAGAAAGAGCTTTTTCAGCAATGAAGATCATCAAGACTTCTCTACGTAATAGCATGGGAGACCAACTATTGAATGATTGCTTAGTTCCTTACATCGAAAAGGATGTGTTTGCTAAAGTTACCAATGAAACTATTATGCAGCGGTTTCAGAAGATGGAGAATAGAAGACaaatgttatga
- the LOC121795808 gene encoding uncharacterized protein LOC121795808: MATDYGGIWIVISRNFLPLILHQLILLKRLQVIASDEISTGRGLNQEMSLKRPGDTRWSSHYGTLVNLIHLYSSIVDVLEYVGENGHDDSIRAEADDVLEIINSFEFVFVLHLMKQILGITHELSQVLQKKDQDIVNAMNLVKVAKHVLK; the protein is encoded by the exons ATGGCTACGGACTACGGTG GTATATGGATCGTTATTTCAAGAAACTTTCTTCCGTtgattcttcatcagttgatATTATTAAAGAGATTGCAAGTGATTGCAAGTGATGAAATAAGCACAGGAAGAGGACTAAATCAAGAAATGTCATTGAAGCGACCTGGAGATACTCGTTGGAGTTCACATTACGGTACTCTTGTCAACTTGATACATTTATATTCTTCTATTGTTGATGTTCTTGAGTATGTTGGGGAGAATGGTCATGACGATTCAATAAGGGCTGAAGCTGATGATGTGCtagaaattataaatagttttgAGTTTGTCTTTGTGTTACATCTTATGAAGCAAATCTTGGGAATCACACATGAACTCTCCCAAGTGCTACAAAAGAAAGATCAAGACATTGTTAATGCGATGAATCTTGTCAAGGTAGCAAAACACGTCCTCAAATAA
- the LOC121794525 gene encoding F-box protein SKIP14-like, with protein sequence MAFNFSCERDIFDCSSSEPVSMDIVDRLPSDPFGMDIETTFTAITGWLEDLKVDYGGFMSNGMSSQEGYHSSVGWNIIWNNSIHFESLPRTIQLNERLSAGMQDYIPNGFQFDHDLDAALTLSTYENIGFSNGGASCSHEMGSGREVEGASEFEGAPHEAFNYVLSYLGVKDLLSIERSCSYLSSVVRGDPLFWRTIHIDQPLNERITDDVLMQLAGRAQGKLESLSLVECPKITNDGLRRVLEENRRLTKLSVPGCTRISIDSIVNCIKAYNCNNEFGGIKQVRIGGLYGVSHEHFEELNSLMGSMDKKFETAHKPHFYHRGNFYLPHDDDRTIDIEMCLKCEKFRLVYDCPSEGCRAKDKSPEVCKACTLCIGRCAQCGRCINDTEFEETFCLELLCSDCFKQLPSYQDKLDEEDNFMELDVV encoded by the exons ATGGCCTTCAACTTCAGCTGTGAGAGGGACATATTTGATTGCAGCTCATCGGAACCAGTCTCAATGGACATTGTTGACCGTTTGCCATCTGATCCTTTTGGGATGGATATAGAAACTACTTTCACCGCCATCACTGGGTGGTTGGAGGACTTGAAGGTTGATTATGGTGGTTTCATGAGTAATGGCATGTCCTCTCAAGAAGGTTACCATTCATCTGTTGGATGGAATATAATTTGGAATAATTCTATTCACTTCGAATCACTTCCACGCACTATTCAGTTGAATGAGAGACTGAGTGCGGGCATGCAGGATTACATACCCAACGGCTTTCAGTTTGACCACGATCTTGATGCAGCTCTTACATTGAGTACATATGAGAACATTGGCTTCAGCAATGGGGGTGCTAGCTGCAGTCATGAGATGGGATCCGGAAGGGAAGTTGAGGGTGCATCTGAATTTGAAGGAGCACCCCACGaagcttttaattatgttcTTAGCTATCTGGGAGTGAAGGACCTTTTGTCTATAGAAAGGTCTTGCAGTTACTTGTCGTCTGTTGTCCGAGGGGATCCCTTGTTTTGGAGGACTATCCATATTGACCAGCCTCTAAATGAAAGGATCACAGATGATGTTCTCATGCAATTGGCTGGTAGGGCTCAGGGTAAGCTTgaaagtttgagtttagtggaGTGCCCTAAAATCACTAATGATGGTTTGAGGCGAGTGCTTGAAGAAAATCGACGATTAACTAAG tTGTCTGTTCCTGGATGTACAAGGATTAGTATAGATAGCATAGTGAATTGTATCAAAGCCTACAACTGCAATAATGAATTTGGAGGTATAAAACAAGTGAGAATTGGTGGCCTCTATGGTGTGAGCCATGAGCATTTCGAAGAGTTGAACTCATTAATGGGTTCCATGGACAAGAAGTTTGAAACTGCGCACAAGCCACATTTCTATCACCGAGGGAACTTTTATCTTCCACATGATGATGATCGAACAATCGATATTGAAATGTGTTTGAAATGCGAGAAGTTCAGATTGGTTTACGATTGTCCAAGTGAAGGCTGTAGGGCTAAAGATAAGTCACCTGAGGTTTGCAAAGCTTGCACTCTTTGCATAGGAAGGTGTGCTCAGTGCGGCCGGTGTATTAATGATACTGAATTTGAGGAGACGTTCTGCCTAGAATTGCTATGTTCGGACTGTTTTAAGCAGCTGCCCTCGTACCAAGACAAGCTTGACGAGGAAGACAACTTTATGGAGCTTGATGTTGTGTAA
- the LOC121797131 gene encoding uncharacterized protein LOC121797131 isoform X2, which produces MTNASVARFSGINRAVLPLPRRRKFQIAFTRDFSTCASPYACSSSYAVNTPAAFVLNAQLAASNTPQRSEEWFALRKDKLTTSTFSTALGMWKGKRRYELWQEKVFPSSMQAAEGSKKGAMEWGVLNEAAAIERYKSITGRDVSSLGFAIHSEDRLDWIGASPDGLLGSFQGGGVLEVKCPFNKGKPETMLPWKTVPFYYMPQIQGQMEVIDRDWADLYCWTPNGSTIFRIYRERGYWQLMHGVLREFWWENVMPAREALVLGMEEEAKSFEPTSTHKLTGLIIAKSLNLSGEAKLLCREIAGHVEFFR; this is translated from the coding sequence ATGACAAATGCTTCTGTTGCTAGATTTAGTGGAATTAACAGAGCAGTGTTGCCACTTCCTCGTAGGAGAAAGTTCCAAATAGCATTTACAAGAGACTTTTCAACCTGTGCTTCACCGTATGCATGTTCATCATCATATGCCGTGAATACCCCTGCTGCTTTTGTGTTAAATGCCCAACTCGCAGCATCAAATACTCCGCAACGCTCTGAAGAATGGTTTGCACTGCGCAAGGACAAGCTAACAACGAGTACCTTCAGCACAGCATTGGGAATGTGGAAAGGCAAACGCCGCTATGAACTATGGCAGGAAAAAGTTTTTCCTTCAAGCATGCAGGCAGCTGAGGGCTCTAAAAAAGGCGCTATGGAATGGGGTGTTCTTAATGAAGCTGCAGCTATAGAGCGGTACAAGAGCATTACTGGCCGGGATGTCAGCTCGTTGGGGTTTGCCATCCATTCAGAGGAccgattggattggattggagcTTCCCCAGACGGGCTGCTTGGATCCTTTCAGGGAGGTGGAGTTCTTGAAGTGAAATGCCCGTTCAACAAAGGGAAGCCAGAGACAATGTTGCCATGGAAGACAGTTCCATTTTACTACATGCCTCAGATACAAGGTCAAATGGAGGTGATAGACAGGGATTGGGCAGATTTGTATTGTTGGACTCCAAATGGAAGCACTATATTTCGTATTTATAGAGAGCGTGGCTATTGGCAATTGATGCATGGAGTTTTACGAGAGTTTTGGTGGGAGAACGTGATGCCAGCAAGGGAAGCCCTTGTGTTGGGAATGGAGGAAGAAGCCAAATCATTCGAGCCAACATCAACACACAAACTAACTGGACTTATCATCGCGAAAAGCTTAAATTTATCCGGGGAAGCAAAGTTGCTGTGCCGGGAGATAGCAGGTCACGTGGAGTTCTTCCGTTAA
- the LOC121797131 gene encoding uncharacterized protein LOC121797131 isoform X1: protein MDLSYKLQRLLIFVVNWESRCFHSIFVNVGGSQTMTNASVARFSGINRAVLPLPRRRKFQIAFTRDFSTCASPYACSSSYAVNTPAAFVLNAQLAASNTPQRSEEWFALRKDKLTTSTFSTALGMWKGKRRYELWQEKVFPSSMQAAEGSKKGAMEWGVLNEAAAIERYKSITGRDVSSLGFAIHSEDRLDWIGASPDGLLGSFQGGGVLEVKCPFNKGKPETMLPWKTVPFYYMPQIQGQMEVIDRDWADLYCWTPNGSTIFRIYRERGYWQLMHGVLREFWWENVMPAREALVLGMEEEAKSFEPTSTHKLTGLIIAKSLNLSGEAKLLCREIAGHVEFFR, encoded by the exons ATGGATCTTTCCTACAAGCTGCAACGTTTGCTTATCTTTGTAGTTAATTGGGAATCTAGATGCTTCCATTCCATATTCGTTAACGTTG GTGGCAGTCAAACTATGACAAATGCTTCTGTTGCTAGATTTAGTGGAATTAACAGAGCAGTGTTGCCACTTCCTCGTAGGAGAAAGTTCCAAATAGCATTTACAAGAGACTTTTCAACCTGTGCTTCACCGTATGCATGTTCATCATCATATGCCGTGAATACCCCTGCTGCTTTTGTGTTAAATGCCCAACTCGCAGCATCAAATACTCCGCAACGCTCTGAAGAATGGTTTGCACTGCGCAAGGACAAGCTAACAACGAGTACCTTCAGCACAGCATTGGGAATGTGGAAAGGCAAACGCCGCTATGAACTATGGCAGGAAAAAGTTTTTCCTTCAAGCATGCAGGCAGCTGAGGGCTCTAAAAAAGGCGCTATGGAATGGGGTGTTCTTAATGAAGCTGCAGCTATAGAGCGGTACAAGAGCATTACTGGCCGGGATGTCAGCTCGTTGGGGTTTGCCATCCATTCAGAGGAccgattggattggattggagcTTCCCCAGACGGGCTGCTTGGATCCTTTCAGGGAGGTGGAGTTCTTGAAGTGAAATGCCCGTTCAACAAAGGGAAGCCAGAGACAATGTTGCCATGGAAGACAGTTCCATTTTACTACATGCCTCAGATACAAGGTCAAATGGAGGTGATAGACAGGGATTGGGCAGATTTGTATTGTTGGACTCCAAATGGAAGCACTATATTTCGTATTTATAGAGAGCGTGGCTATTGGCAATTGATGCATGGAGTTTTACGAGAGTTTTGGTGGGAGAACGTGATGCCAGCAAGGGAAGCCCTTGTGTTGGGAATGGAGGAAGAAGCCAAATCATTCGAGCCAACATCAACACACAAACTAACTGGACTTATCATCGCGAAAAGCTTAAATTTATCCGGGGAAGCAAAGTTGCTGTGCCGGGAGATAGCAGGTCACGTGGAGTTCTTCCGTTAA
- the LOC121794526 gene encoding trihelix transcription factor GT-4-like isoform X1 has product MYSEKAQAQEESAIDFYSSKQGSPNENNMIIQISGGGGATTSGGEDPSIAANQNPLPPSPAPKKRAETWAQEETRALISLRKEIDFLFNTSKSNKHLWDNISMKMRERGFDRSPTMCTDKWRNLLKEYKKAKQNNPDTSGNCKMNFYKDIEEIMRERSKNGNCWKNSATSSDAAAAAGSKVESFMQFADKGIDDASLTFGPVEGNGRSALNLETRLDHEPHPLAITAADAVVASGVSPWNWRETPTENGEDRNTFDGRVITVKLGDYTKRIGIDGTGDAIKEAIKSAFRLRTKRAFWLEDEDNVVRSLDREMPLGNYTLHVDEGLTIKVCLFDGPEHLPVHTEEKTFYTEDDFRQFLSRRCWTCLREYDGYRNIDSMDELCPGALYRGVN; this is encoded by the exons ATGTACTCTGAAAAGGCTCAAGCACAAGAAGAATCCGCCATAGATTTCTACAGTAGCAAGCAAGGGTCACCCAACGAAAACAACATGATCATACAAatcagcggcggcggcggcgccacCACCAGCGGCGGTGAAGATCCCTCTATCGCCGCGAACCAGAACCCACTGCCGCCTTCACCCGCTCCCAAGAAACGGGCCGAGACATGGGCTCAAGAGGAAACCAGGGCCCTCATATCTCTCCGCAAAGAAATCGATTTCCTGTTCAACACCTCCAAGTCCAACAAGCATTTGTGGGACAACATATCGATGAAAATGAGGGAAAGGGGGTTCGATCGATCGCCAACTATGTGTACGGACAAGTGGAGGAATTTGCTCAAGGAGTACAAAAAAGCCAAGCAGAATAATCCTGATACGAGCGGGAATTGTAAGATGAATTTTTATAAAGATATCGAGGAGATTATGAGGGAGAGGAGCAAAAATGGTAACTGTTGGAAGAATTCTGCAACTTCTAGTGATGCCGCTGCTGCTGCGGGTTCTAAGGTTGAGTCGTTTATGCAATTTGCTGATAAAG GTATTGATGATGCTAGTCTAACTTTTGGACCTGTGGAAG GGAATGGCAGATCGGCACTTAACTTAGAAACGCGTCTGGATCACGAGCCACATCCTCTTGCCATCACAGCAGCTGATGCAGTTGTAGCTAGTGGAGTTTCTCCATGGAATTGGAGAGAGACTCCTACTGAAAACG GCGAGGATAGAAACACTTTTGATGGGAGGGTAATAACAGTAAAATTGGGTGACTATACAAAGAGGATAGGAATTGATGGCACTGGAGATGCTATCAAGGAAGCCATCAAATCTGCTTTCCGGTTGAGGACAAAACGTGCGTTCTGGTTGGAAGACGAAGATAATGTTGTTCGATCACTGGACAGAGAGATGCCTCTGGGGAACTATACTCTTCATGTTGACGAAG GATTGACGATTAAAGTTTGTTTGTTCGATGGGCCAGAGCACTTGCCAGTGCACACAGAGGAGAAAACCTTTTATACAGAGGATGATTTTCGTCAGTTCCTCTCACGACGCTGCTGGACTTGTTTGAGAGAGTACGATGGCTACCGGAATATCGATAGTATGGACGAACTCTGCCCTGGAGCTCTATATCGTGGTGTCAATTGA
- the LOC121794526 gene encoding trihelix transcription factor GT-4-like isoform X2: protein MYSEKAQAQEESAIDFYSSKQGSPNENNMIIQISGGGGATTSGGEDPSIAANQNPLPPSPAPKKRAETWAQEETRALISLRKEIDFLFNTSKSNKHLWDNISMKMRERGFDRSPTMCTDKWRNLLKEYKKAKQNNPDTSGNCKMNFYKDIEEIMRERSKNGNCWKNSATSSDAAAAAGSKVESFMQFADKGIDDASLTFGPVEGNGRSALNLETRLDHEPHPLAITAADAVVASGVSPWNWRETPTENGEDRNTFDGRVITVKLGDYTKRIGIDGTGDAIKEAIKSAFRLRTKRAFWLEDEDNVVRSLDREMPLGNYTLHVDEGTAPNVTLITYKD from the exons ATGTACTCTGAAAAGGCTCAAGCACAAGAAGAATCCGCCATAGATTTCTACAGTAGCAAGCAAGGGTCACCCAACGAAAACAACATGATCATACAAatcagcggcggcggcggcgccacCACCAGCGGCGGTGAAGATCCCTCTATCGCCGCGAACCAGAACCCACTGCCGCCTTCACCCGCTCCCAAGAAACGGGCCGAGACATGGGCTCAAGAGGAAACCAGGGCCCTCATATCTCTCCGCAAAGAAATCGATTTCCTGTTCAACACCTCCAAGTCCAACAAGCATTTGTGGGACAACATATCGATGAAAATGAGGGAAAGGGGGTTCGATCGATCGCCAACTATGTGTACGGACAAGTGGAGGAATTTGCTCAAGGAGTACAAAAAAGCCAAGCAGAATAATCCTGATACGAGCGGGAATTGTAAGATGAATTTTTATAAAGATATCGAGGAGATTATGAGGGAGAGGAGCAAAAATGGTAACTGTTGGAAGAATTCTGCAACTTCTAGTGATGCCGCTGCTGCTGCGGGTTCTAAGGTTGAGTCGTTTATGCAATTTGCTGATAAAG GTATTGATGATGCTAGTCTAACTTTTGGACCTGTGGAAG GGAATGGCAGATCGGCACTTAACTTAGAAACGCGTCTGGATCACGAGCCACATCCTCTTGCCATCACAGCAGCTGATGCAGTTGTAGCTAGTGGAGTTTCTCCATGGAATTGGAGAGAGACTCCTACTGAAAACG GCGAGGATAGAAACACTTTTGATGGGAGGGTAATAACAGTAAAATTGGGTGACTATACAAAGAGGATAGGAATTGATGGCACTGGAGATGCTATCAAGGAAGCCATCAAATCTGCTTTCCGGTTGAGGACAAAACGTGCGTTCTGGTTGGAAGACGAAGATAATGTTGTTCGATCACTGGACAGAGAGATGCCTCTGGGGAACTATACTCTTCATGTTGACGAAGGTACTGCACCAAACGTCACATTAATTACTTATAAG GATTGA
- the LOC121797211 gene encoding 40S ribosomal protein SA-like codes for MATPQRILSTKEADIQLMLAAEVHLGTKNCDFQMERYVFKRRNDGIYIINLGKTWEKLQMAARVIVGIENPQDIIVQSARPYGQRAVLKFAQYTGANAIAGRHTPGTFTNQLQTTFSEPRLLILTDPRTDHQPIKEAALYNIPTIAFCDTDSPMRYVDIGIPANNKGKHSIGCLFWLLARMVLQMRGVIAPGHKWDIMVDLFFYREPEEAKEEEQEEAPALDYADYGAAAIVGEWSSAQIPDAQWAPELAGAAAPVAGGWAAADAGPDGWDAAVAPPTGDAPVAAAAPSSAPVDIAPSGWE; via the exons ATGGCGACCCCTCAAAGGATTCTGTCAACTAAGGAGGCCGACATTCAGCTTATGCTGGCTGCCGAAGTCCACCTCGGCACAAAAAACTGCGATTTCCAGATGGAGAGATACGTCTTCAAGCGCCGCAACGATG GAATTTATATCATCAATCTTGGAAAGACCTGGGAAAAGTTGCAGATGGCTGCCCGAGTTATTGTTGGTATTGAGAATCCTCAAGATATCATTGTACAATCTGCCAGACCTTATGGTCAGAGAGCTGTTCTGAAATTTGCTCAGTATACCGGTGCTAATGCAATTGCGGGACGTCACACCCCTGGAACATTCACCAACCAGCTCCAGACAACATTCAGTGAGCCAAGGCTTCTCATTCTGACAGATCCAAGAACTGACCATCAG CCTATCAAAGAAGCTGCTCTTTACAATATCCCCACAATTGCCTTCTGCGATACTGACTCGCCTATGCGATATGTGGATATTGGAATCCCTGCCAACAACAAGGGAAAGCACAGCATTGGCTGTCTGTTCTGGCTTTTGGCTAGGATGGTGCTGCAGATGCGTGGTGTTATTGCTCCCGGTCATAAATGGGATATCATG GTTGACCTGTTCTTCTACAGGGAGCCAGAAGAGGCCAAGGAAGAAGAACAGGAAGAAGCTCCTGCCCTGGATTATGCTGATTATGGTGCTGCTGCAATTGTAGGTGAATGGTCTAGTGCTCAAATCCCAGATGCCCAATGGGCACCTGAATTGGCTGGTGCAGCTGCACCAGTTGCCGGTGGTTGGGCGGCTGCTGATGCAG GTCCTGATGGATGGGATGCAGCTGTGGCTCCACCTACTGGTGATGCACCAGTTGCTGCTGCTGCACCGTCTTCTGCTCCCGTTGACATTGCTCCATCTGGCTGGGAATGA